DNA from Gemmatimonadetes bacterium SCN 70-22:
AGCGCCCGGTCGCGCTCAGCGGTCGATATGCACGGTCGATGCTCCGTCGCCTGCGCTGGGGGCGTAGCGCGTGGCGACGTAGTCCTCGAGGATCACGAGGAACTCCTGGACGATGCGATCGCCCTTGAGCGTCGTCATGAGCTTGCCGTCCACGTACACGGGCGCCTTCGGCTCCTCGAACGTCCCCGGGAGGGAGATCCCGATGTTGGCGTGCTTCGACTCGCCCGGGCCGTTCACCACGCATCCCATCACGGCCACCTTGAGCTCCTCCACGCCGGGACGCGTCGAGCGCCACACTGGCATCTGCTCGCGCAGGTAGCCCTGGATGTCCTCGGCCATGTGCTGGAAGAAGGTCGAGGTCGTGCGCCCGCACCCCGGGCAGGCCGTCACCTGCGGGGTGAACGATCGCAGGCCGAGCGACTGCAGGATCTGCTGCGCTACCTGCACCTCTTCCGTGCGGTCGCCGTTGGGGCGGGGCGTGAGCGAGACGCGAATGGTGTCGCCGATTCCCTCGGCGAGGAGAATCGACAGCCCGGCCGTGCTGGCGATGATTCCCTTGCTCCCGAGCCCCGCCTCCGTCAGCCCCAGGTGCAAGGGGTAATCGCAACGCGATGCAAGGCGGCGGTAGGTTTCCACCAGGTCCTGCACTTGCGAGACCTTGGCGGAGAGGATGATCCGATCGTGCGCGAGTCCGGTATCCTCGGCGAGCGCCGCCGAGCGGAGCGCGCTCTCGAGCATGGCGTCGATGTAGACGTCGCGGGCGTCGCGGGGGGCGGTGGCGCGGGCGTTGGCGTCCATCATGTCCGTCAGGAGGTCCTGGTCGAGCGACCCCCAGTTCACGCCGATACGCACCGGCTTGCCGTGGTCGACCGCCACCTGCACGATGGCCCGGAAGTTCTCGTCGCGCCGCTTGCTCCCCACGTTTCCGGGGTTGATCCGGTACTTGGCGAGCACCCGGGCACAGGCGGGATGCCTGGTGAGGAGGAGATGGCCGTTGTAGTGGAAGTCGCCGACGATCGGGACGTCGACGCCCAGGTCCGCGAGCCGGCTTGCCAGCTCGGGGATGGCCTGCGCCGCCTCGTCGTTGTTGACCGTCACCCGCACGACCTGCGAGCCGGCGCGCGCCAGGGCGGCGACCTGCTCGGCGGTGGCGGCGGCATCGGCGGTATCCGTATTGGTCATCGACTGCACGACGACCGGATGTGGGGAACCGACCTTGACCCCGCCCACCGAGGCGACCACCGTCTTTCTACGAGCTGCAAACGTCACTCTGTCAGATCCGTCAGGGGACGCATAAAGTTATCGCTATCCGGCCACCGTCTCCCATCCCCCGCATCGAGCGAGCCAGAATGCCCGATTCCGAGATTCCCGACCGCGGTTACAACACACGGGACGTCGCCGAAGTGACGGCGCCGAAGCGGAAAAGCTTCGCGAGGCGCCATTGGGGGAAGTTGACGATCGCCGCCCTCGTCGGCATCCCGACGCTCGTGCAAGTGGCCCGGTCGTACCTTGCGCTGGCGTACACGTACTCGACGGGTGATCGAGTCGGTTACGTGCAGAAGCTCTCTCGGAAGGGGTGGGTATGCAAAACCTGGGAGGGGGAGCTCCAGATCTCCAACATCCCGGGGAGCGCCCCGGTTCTCTTCAATTTCACCGCCAGGACCGATTCCATCGCGCGGGCGATCCAGGCCGCCGAAGGGAAGCAAGTGGCGCTGACATTCGAGCAGCACCCCGGGATCCCCCTGTCGTGCTTCGGGGAGACGGAGTACTTCGTGACGGCGGTCCGGGTGATCTATCCTCAGCCAGGGTATCCCGGCCTCCCGGCCCCCGCTGCCCATGAGTCGACGCCGGCTCCGCCGGCGACCTCCGCGCCCGGGGTTCCCCCAGCCGTCCCCAAGCGGTAGCCCAGTCCGTCCGGTCGGCGAATCCTGCCCCCCTCTCCACCCAAAGGGGTGGGTGACGGGGGTGGTAACCGACG
Protein-coding regions in this window:
- a CDS encoding 4-hydroxy-3-methylbut-2-en-1-yl diphosphate synthase, which codes for MTFAARRKTVVASVGGVKVGSPHPVVVQSMTNTDTADAAATAEQVAALARAGSQVVRVTVNNDEAAQAIPELASRLADLGVDVPIVGDFHYNGHLLLTRHPACARVLAKYRINPGNVGSKRRDENFRAIVQVAVDHGKPVRIGVNWGSLDQDLLTDMMDANARATAPRDARDVYIDAMLESALRSAALAEDTGLAHDRIILSAKVSQVQDLVETYRRLASRCDYPLHLGLTEAGLGSKGIIASTAGLSILLAEGIGDTIRVSLTPRPNGDRTEEVQVAQQILQSLGLRSFTPQVTACPGCGRTTSTFFQHMAEDIQGYLREQMPVWRSTRPGVEELKVAVMGCVVNGPGESKHANIGISLPGTFEEPKAPVYVDGKLMTTLKGDRIVQEFLVILEDYVATRYAPSAGDGASTVHIDR